AAACGTGGAAATCGTGCCCAAGGGCTTAGGATACATATACGTCCTTTGCTGCTCAGGCCTCTACCACAGagtgtacatatatacatatatatatggcgGGGTAAAGGGGACGGGCGCAAAGCCTTGCAGAGGCTTGACCCTTGTGTATCGGCGCAAGAGCGAAGCAGGGTCTACATTGGACTCGTATGTGTTTCTAGATACCTCGCCCAGAAGAAACTTTGCGTGCAGTTCCTCTGCGTACCGTCCTGCGAAGCCAGTCGCACCCCAGAGAATGATGTGAAACTCCCGGTCGCGGTCGAGGAAGGGTGCAGAaggctcctcgcgcgcgtcgccctctgtgGAGGAGTTTCCCGCCGAAGCCGTCATGGTTTTCCAGCCCTGCGTGTCGCCTTCTTGAGGGCACAAAGAACAACCTCTGGGCTTGGGAACCTCGTCGCCTCTACGACATGTAAATATACATGTacctatatacatatatttatatatgtagagTCAGATACACATGAGTAGACGGAGTGTGAAACGGGGAGCGAAATACGTAACTGCGACTAGGAAGACGAGACTATGGGTATTGCAGAAAGCACACACACTGACGTTGTAGACAAAAGACAGCCTGcaaggagagggagggcaGCATGCGAGGGAGTGTCGCGGTAGCTTGACTTAGACATCCGAGCTCGCGATCCAGACTTCTTCTGATCACGCATCATATAACAAAGCTTTGGAttctctctccgctttcgGAGGCCAATGAGTTCGACACTCCATCGTGGAAAACAACCAGACAATCGCAAAACGGCATTTCACAGGCACAACACACGCGGGCGAAACAGCGAGCTACCGTTCACGTTGGAAGTAGTCTGCCTAACGGCCACGAGAAGCCAAAAACAGGAGGTCCCAGTTTAATTCAGTCCCAAGAGAAACGAACCGGGTCAGAGCTGTATCCAAAGACCTGTCGTCGTGTAATTCGTTTAGGGACGATGTACCGACTGCGTCGCTTTTGCGGCTGGCCTTGTGCTTGAAGACCCCAGACAGGAAGCGCACACCATAGAaacttcctctccctctcccgccCCTGCAGGGGGAAGCGTGCGctgccgaaaaaaaaaagaaaacagcATCACCGCTCTCCTGTGTTAGCGAAGGCGATAGAGTGCCCTTTTCCAATTGCCGACAGAGAAAGGCAGCTCTTTTTCTcgccggagacgacgacCAACCAAGTGAGTCTGATTGCATTAATACCGGAACAACCAGCACGCCAAACGACGTTCTACTGCGGCCTAGGTGCGACCTGCAAAGCCAAAAACAGGAGGTTCCGAGCGAATTCGGTTCCAAGAGAAACAATCCGGGTCGTGAATGTCCTTCCAGCAGAGAAGATGAAGCAGCGGCGTTCTCAAATGCTTAGTTTTTGTTCTGATCCACACGCGTACAGCAGGCCGGTCACTTGAAGCCATGACAAATTTCGTCCAGATTCACTCAGCATACGATTCTGATATCGCACAGGCGTACGTAGATTTGATTCGTGTCTGCTGAGATGCACGTAGGGAGGCACGTCAGTGCGCATACGGAATCCTTGCATCGCTGCGTACGCGCGAACGAATATATTATCGATGGCGTGTGCAGTGTAGCAAGCGATGCTACTGTTGCACTGCGCTCCCGTTTGATCGTAAGGCCACTGCAGCTCGCGATTTTTCAACGATCTTCTCCGGGGGCTCTGAGACGCACAGCAGCTGCGAATGTGCGCCGCCAGAGAAGCCAATATCGCTGAGAACATGGTGATCCCTTCCAGACTCAGGGCGTCGGCTTGTGTGCGGTAGCACAGCCGTCCGACGCGGATCCGGGGGCTTTTCCGCATCCCACGCTAAGAGCCTCGCCGGCGATGTTAAGCCAGCAAGAAGAGCTGACAAGGAAAGTGAAAATACCTAGCCCCTCCTCcgactatatatatacatacatctacatatgtatgtgcatTGCATCAGGCCGCTTCGTTATATAGAGGCCCATGTCTGTCTACGTTTAATACTCCCACGAGGGAATGCATACTGCGCGGGACTTGAGCCTGAAATGTCTAGAAATTATGCTAGAGAAGCTGCGCATATACACTCGTCTCGCTTGCAGCGCCTGAACTGGAAACCCTCCCTTTGCGGCGTATAGAGACAGAGCGAAACGCCTGAGGCGGGCCGACCAGGCCACCTCTCCAAAGCCTTGTCAGGGTGCTCAAATGAAAACGAAGCAGCCATGCATTCGAACTTGCGATCAAATGTTGCACAACAGACAAACTGCGAAAATACAAACACTCCCTCTTCCCCAAAAAACAAAATCCTGAATCGAAGCCACGTTGCGGCTTCACACACTGCGAAGCGCGCCCCTAGGGGCAAAACATCCGAACACAGCGATGCGCCTCTCACGGCGAAAATCACCTTTTGGTACAGATGAAATGAATAAAAACACGCGTGCAAATACACAGATGACAATGTGTAGCGGTACTGCGCCAGGAAAGATAAATACGAGGCTTGCCGACCTCGACGAAGATACCAACAACGGACGATTTACCGGCGGAATCCAGCCCCTTAAACATTGTCTGAGGCGGATAACACGTGCAGACTTGAGCGATTTCGAAACCTCGCATGCGTCACAGACAAAGGTAGCTCTTCTCACAACGAAGACACGCTGCTCCACGCTGAGACAGAGCTTTATACGCGTGACATTTGaacatatgtatgtattgatacacatatatatatatatgtcgatCCATATGCACAAgtatgtatacacatatacatatctacTCAACGCACAAAGCCGATCAAAAAATCAGGACAAACTGCACATCTCATGCGTCAACTTCGATACCCGCTTGGTCTGGGACGCTCCAATCGAAAAAGCACCCACGCACACATGTGCACTTTGACATATTGAGAAGACAGGTGCCGATGTTTACATACCACAACGGCTCTGTTAAGACAACTCGCACAGACAGGACGGCACTGATagcctcgcgcgtgcgaaCGAAACACCACAGGCGATATTCTGCGCCGAGGCACTGCATGtagcctcgcgccgcttcttTTTCACCAAGACAGAGGACGCTGACGCCACGATGAAACCCAcgtgctgcgcacgcgcttgAGAACCTCGTCCTCTGAGCTAAAAAGCGGTCCCTTTCCGCTTTTAGCGTGTAGAGTCTGTTTATAGTTCTCGGGATCTGTAAGGCTCTCCGAGCCTTTTTTCTGCGAGTCGTCTTTAAATCTCTGCATGCATCTTGAGCCTCGTTTCGTCTTAACTCTTCCCCCAACAGGCCCGCAAAGTCCCTCGTCCTCCAACCTGTCCTGCTCCTGCGCCCCCGTTCGCGTAGGACCTTCTCATTTGCTCCGCTTTGGCAGATTgcctttttcgtcttctgtgCGTAGGTGGTGGGTGACGGGGGCggggcgcttcgccgtcctttCTGTCACCTCAGAAGCCGTTCCTGCGgtcagctgctgcgtctaGCGCGGCCGCCACAACGTGCACatcctcgaggcgcagcgacgagagcgaagaccGCGGAGTGTCGCTGCGTTCCCCGGAGAACTGCCCTTTGCTCCCCCCCAAGGGCCCTTCCGAGAAGAACAGCCCTTGGGCCAAGAGAtctggcgtccgcggcggcgacggcgcgaccgcggcaggcggcgactgcgcgaccgcgtcgctctcttcttcagcttcaCAAAAGGCGCCCTCTTGGTCATCCGAGGAggagcgtcgcggcgtcgccgtgcCCCTACTCGCTCCATCGGACGAAGCGGATCCCTGATTGCACGAAGAAAagctctcttcgctctcccgctctccgtcctgcgcgtcgtcccTCGGCTCGCCGGGGAATTGCGAGGCCTCGAactcctcgctctccagcctcgcttcctcgccgcgcgtctgcttccggtcgtcgtcgctctcgtcgaAGGCATACGGCGGGACCACCAGGTGCTCGTAGCCGCGGTTCCGTCGCCTCGAACcccacgcgccgccctcgccggtcGCCGGCCGGTGGCAGAGAACGCCGATCTTCGCACTCgtgcgcgagctgcggcggagccAACACACCGTGACATACTACAGACACACACCGATCAGGAGGTCCACACCTGCTTTGGAAGGCGAAAAAAGACACAGAAACaaccgctgccgctgccgagaGCGCCACGAGGGGGAGGCGCACGACTCAGCAAAGAAACACCACTATATCCACCTGTCTACTTACTTATCTATttacatctatatatctatgtatctatatctgtcAACCGACCTTTCTGTCTATACACCTGTCTATCAATATGTaaggagaggagggggaCGCACGAAGTGAGACGAATGAACTCGCCTGAGAATCTAGCGAGACAGCGTGGAACtcactgcgccgcctccttcatcACACGTgctacagatatatatatatatatatatatgtataagtAACACACTTGCGTAGATGCCGCGCAACGGAGCACGACAAAAAACTGGTGGGATGGCGTTTAGGAGTAGCGCGAGAGAAAGTGCGTTACCTGAAGGAGCGTAGAGAAGTTGATAAATCGTCGAacccgtcttcctcttcgttcACGTCTGCAGTGGtgtccgcgccggccgcatCTGCTTCCTTTCTTTCAATGTCTGCGGCAGATAGGACTGTGATTCCTGCAGAGGCCCCGAAACAGACAACACCCTCAAAGTCAAGGGCGACACGCGAGCCCCACCTGCCAAAAAAGAAACAGCGCGTATCCCTCTAAAGTTCGCGCAGCAAAAGCAATCGAAAGAAGACGCTCTCTCCCAGCTGCAGACTCAGAGTCACAAGCCGACTAGAAagcagaaagcgagacaggcgcagcCACACGTAGGCGTGCATGAACGCGGACAGAAGAAGAATATGGCCCCGCGGATACGTGCGAAGACAACTAGAGTGATAGAGACACACACCACCGCAGCTCAACCCAGGGGCCTGGCAACTACGCGAGTACATAtaggtacatatatatatatatatgcatgcaggcAGCAGGATAGAGGGAAGTACTCCGCGGATTAGGCTGTAAAGCCGATATGCtacgcgggcgaggagagagagaggaaaacacCTGTTTTCTACGGGTCGGTGAGTGAACAACCGCGTCGCTCCTAAAACAAAAAAATCAGACAACCGATCCTACATACGCAAGActctgcgcgcgacgctgTGCCTGGCAGCGGATCCTCAGAGCAAGCGCGCAGCGAACGGCACAGATGCGTTCGTGTGAAGACACAGCCACAGAAGAGGGATCGCCCACTGAGAGCCAGCAAAGGGCCTCACCGACAACGATGGAAAAGCAGCCCccagcgaagagaaggaactCGCGCTGCGACAGATGGACGACGTGGATGAACAGCGCAATCTCTGCCAGGCAGCTGCTCACGATAAGCGTGCTCATAGTCGTCGGGACCtgaggcgaagaaagagcCGCAATTCCTTGAACTAGTATTATCCATGCTCGTTATATATTACTGAAGAAGCTGCAATAGTTGAACTGGAACTACAACTTTTGCTACTGAAAAGCGATAAGAAGTGAAAGAGGAAGGCACAGAgaccggggggggggggggggggggggggcaacACAACGTAAAgggaaagaaaagagaggtGACGTATCGGCACAGGAGACGAAAGGGACCGACAAAAAAGACCATGCAGCGAGAAGCATTGCCATGAAAGGCAAGGAGGTTCGCGGCCTTACCACATAGAGCGCCTCGTAACGCGCGAGGCTGATGTTGAGGAAGAGAAGCTGCCCAACCGCCATGCTGGCGAGCAAGGAAAGCAAGAGAAAGAACTTCGGGTGCATCACGTTGTGCAGCGTCTCTTCGTGCCAGACCTGCACGCCGAacaaaaaagaagagaaaaatcaagaaaaagagacacggGACGGTGCAGGCGAGAACGACACAAAAACGAGAAAGATACGAGCAACCACACCAGCAAAAGCAAGAGACGGAGCAGCGACGGACAGCTGCAGACGGGGCTCGTCACGCCGAAGTGGAAACGGAGGACAAAAACGGAGGGTTAAACGTTTTGGTGCTTCGAAACAATTTCTTTCAGACCCGCATTCATCCACGCGAATCTTTATAAGTACGAATTTGAAAGAGAAAACCAACGTCGGCTGCACCGAGTTCTCATTCACGTCTCCCTTGAAATTTGAAAGAAGCCGATGCCAACGTCAAGAACTCCTTCGGTGCGGAagctctctgcctctgcgggcgccggcgtgcaGACGAGCTGATCCTCGAAACGGGTTCCCGTCTTCTCACCTTCATCACGTGCTCCATAAGGACGTTTGTGTTTCCTCCGCAGAGTCCACTGACGGCCGCagtgcagaggcgcctgaggccgACTGGAAAGAATAACGGTAAGGACGAAGTGGTCTTTTcctcgcttcgtctcctctctccgcctaGCTGCGCTTGCAGACCTGCaaacgcgcctccgctcgaTTCTTCCTTCCCGGCTCTCCACTGCGTCGCGCTCTCGGCTGAGACGCGAATCTCCCTCGCTTTGGAACCCACGAGAGTCATCTCGGTGTCTCCAGTGCCCCCCACCGCCCTGTTTCGAGTcatctccctctcctcgcgcttcgagTCGTCCGGGACCTTGCCGGCGGGCTTTccgctcgtcttctcgccggcCTTCGAGGCGCCCTGCCCTCCGCCGAGGCTCTCCTCGCACTCCGCCTGCCCTGTCTGCCACGAGCTcctttcgcgcgccgccgccgcgcacaaGAGGCCCTTATGTTCGCAGtcctcgtctcgccgcgaCATGCGGATCTCTCTTTGCTGCTTGGCGCCTGGGCGGCacgccgagggagagaaggacgcggcgcgtgcaGGAGCCCCGAGCACGGACAGCTCGATTCCCCCGCCTCGCTTGCTGTCTCTTCGGGctcggcgcgaagcagaccgaggcggcgcgccgccttgaGGCAAGTCCCGACCCCAAATCGCCACGTAGATGCAGAAGCCGATTGCCAAGGTCGAAATGCAAAAGTACAACACGCATGTCTTCTGCGAGTAGAGACGCAGGAGGGCTTCCAGCGAAAGCGGGGGAGGCGTCCGCACGCCGAAACACAGCACGAGCAGAAGCCCCACGAGAATCAAGGCGCTGCCCACGTAGTGCTGGGGCGAGACGCGCTCCTGAACAAAAAAAGACAAGACGGAAAACAGCCTGGAACGGGAACAACACAGAACGGGAAAACGCAGAGCGGAAAGGGACGAGTCTGCAGACCAGAACAAAAACAAATTGGACAAGTCATGTGGATTCTTTCCGCcactgccgctgctgctacAGTCCGTAGGCTCGTGCGCGTCGCCACCGAGACAGTGGCATTTTTACCTCCAAAAAGAGCCGCGACAAGATGACGTTCCAAAAGATGTGGAGACCTGCGAATGGCGTGAcgactgcggcgctcgcgaagTCGAGGCTAATGATCGACAGAAGGGAGTTGATGACCGTGCCGAGGCAGGTGCCCAGGAGCCACAGCGGGCGACGATACAGAGGGCGCTTGCCTTggcgggcgctggcgagcgcctctctgccttctcctccgccaaatgcgtcgcctcgcctcgcttgtGACCGCTCTTTTGCGCTGCCTTCATTGCCCcgggcttcgccttcttccgcatCCAGAGCCTGACtgcgggcgcccgcgcgctgctcagTCTCCTGGGGTTCGCCGCCTTCActgcctgcagcgcgtcgctcctccaGAACGAAGGAGAGCCGCacgagcgcgtcgccggcagcgcccgacagcgacgcgacTGCTGCAAAAACCACCCCGAGTTGCCACATCCTGGCGGGCGCGACAGACACTGCGGCgacctctctctctcagctgCCTCCAGGCAGTCGTGGCGACACGCAGAGGGTACAGACGAGCAGACTGCCGCGGGGAGGAGAAAGACCTGAAAAAacgcccgcgagaggcgggaCTCGGCGCAATGGGAACAGCGCCACGTGTGTGTCAATCTTCGCTAGTGCCTAGAAACTCGCATTTTCTCTCTCGAAACACAATAAACAAGTTGATCGAattcgtcgccctcgaaTTCGGAAAACAAATTGCTGCGACGGGACCGCCCGACTGGAAATAGCCTTCATAACGCAGAAATCGGGCCAAGAGGAAACTCTGCGGGCAGTTGGCAGGCCGGATGCCGGCTGTTTCGATTCAGATCGCCTTCTGTTTCCTGCGCCACTCGCAGTATCGGGAAAAAAGGCGCGTGGCTTCCAcccgcagcagaggcaccCAGCCATGCGACAGGGACAAAAATGGCCGATCTGACAGAGGAAACACTGGGCGGCAACGATGGAAAAGGGAGACACGATGAAAGAGCCGGAGAAATGCAGTATCGCACGGAAAAATGAGCAGGAAAGACCTAGCCGTACGAAAAAAATGCTGCTGTCTGCAATCGGACCGCTGCGTACATGTAGAAGCGACGTTCTCCTTGAGTTCGCTTTGGCCAATTCGCGCTGGAAGGAAGCTCCACAACGAAGATGCGaactctgcatgcagcggaaacttctgcctcctctctaGAACGCGAAGCTCCAGCAGAGCCAGGGCGTCAAGAAGCCCGCGAGCGATCCCGCCAGTCCTTCGCTTTCCTTGGCTCGCATGCTGAAGCTCTTTAACGAGACGCGACGGCCGCTAGCGACGAAGGATAAAAGCCAAACGGCCTTGCGGACACAAAAACAGACGCATGAATCACCTGTCTCGAGTCGTTCTCTCAGAAAAcgcgctcctcgccgcgcggcgcttcagcggCCTCAGTTGGGAATAACGGCACGGACTAAATCGACAAAAGGAGAGTTAAGGAAGCCAGACGTGttcggaggaagaagcagagagtgCGGTATTTTCCAAAGCTTCAAGACATGACAAAGGGACAGCTCGTTGCTCTCTTTGTAGTTCGTCGGGCAGGGCATCTGCCCTAGAACCTGAAAGAAAACCGGAAACGGTAGAGCCGGGCGCAGCTGATGCAGCGAAGCGAAGGGGGCGAGAGACAAAGCAAGAAGAAAAGTCAGAAGAACACGATAAGACAGAAAggacagaagagaaaaaagcaaagATGTGCGAAAAGGTGAACGAGTAACAGAAGGGTCACGCGGAAACAGCATGCGCGACTTTGCGCGACACGATGGCGGCGTTTTGCACAGACACAGAAAAATTGGCGGGGTAAACCGGCAGATGAAAAACGCATGCTGTCACACCGAGCGTACACGGGAACATGGGAAAACATAGGCACTGTTCTTCTGAATTAGACGCTCAAAAATGCAAGGCTGTGGCCCGGTTTACTTGGGAAAGACTACCGAGTCTTTTCTTCACCCAAAGTGCAACGCAGTCAACAGCGCGCGGCTTGCGCGGCGCTACGATCCTCTTCCCTCTTTTCGCAGGTCACGGAGCAGAAAACGGGTTTCACAGTTCGCTTGGGAAGCACATATCGTCTGACTTGTCAGTTATAGCGGCGGTGTGCGGATAAGATGGAACCAGTTCCAGAGATGAGGAGTGCGCGACTGCAGAGAACAGGGGAACTCTCAGACACCAGAATCTACTCAAATGGTTCGAGTTCCCATTTGGGAGGCGTTTTTATCCCAGCTCCTTTTATGAAGCACGAAATGCAATGAAAATCACGGAGGAAGTCCGACCAAGCACTTTTTTCAACATGCTGCCCCGTGCTACGCATGAAACACCGAGAGTATGGCTTGCTGCCCTTGCGAATTTGCACCTCTTGCACACTTCCTGTCAGTTCGTGAAATAGAAATCAGTGAATCAGAAGAGCTAGGTTCCGAAGAGGAATGTTTCTCCTTTGTAATTGCCACCTTACACTGGAAACTGAAAATAGAACCAAGACAACGCGGGTTCAGTGATCTATCGTTCTGTGTGCCGTTCCGGCCCTGAAAATCACCCTCTAGCATGGAGTGTAGTGAAATGACGCGGTACAATGGACTATAGTGATTGTTATAAGCCCCTGCTAAGCTGCGCGTCTGGCTAGTCGTCGTGTCTTACATTGCTTCGCTACGCATTCTTCTCTCCACTGTCGTACAACACGAACAATCCGCTTGCGGGCACGCGGCTGAAAAACAGACAGCGAATGTTATGCCCGGGTGATTTTTACTACCGACAGAGTTTAGTCACAAGCGAAAGCTTTTGAGGCAACGAGGCTCGCGTCGGAGGGTTTCCTACCAGGCAGAGAGGCATAGCTTCTGTTGGACGCATTAGCAGGGATGTCAACTGTGTTTCGTCTTGTTGCAGATGTCCTGTTGTTGGGCTAAGGCTATGCTTCAGCAGAAGAAAATCGGCGAGATCGCTGACTCGCGAAACTGGTTGCATCGGTCGAGACGATGGGTAGTCTAGATATATCGGTATTGACTTAAACAGTCTCCACAAACCTGCGTCAGTCCTTGAACAGCCAGGGGCTACAATCGAAACGATTGGAAACAACCGGGGGGGCGCCAAGATGCACCTGCGAATGGTGAACTCACATGTGATGCCAAGGTGACAACATTGTCGTTAGTTAGGTGCGGCGCAAACGGAAACATGGCCGCAAAAGTAACGAAACAAGTCAATACACATCCTTGCATGTGCTTGATGCCATCAAAACAAATTGTCGAAAAACTCCCTACGAAAAAGACACTCTGCGAAGTGTGCTGTCTGTTAGCGTTGCTGGTCatctctctgctctctccgcgccgccaaGACTTCCTCAGCAAAGGCCAAAGGCGCCGGTGTAGACCTGAAAATACGAATCACCACTCCACTTGTTCTTGATAACCCAAGAAAACTCTGAAACCTGAACACACTCGTTGCTTGTACTCCTGCATTATGTACGGTTCGGATCTACGTATGAGCACATGTGCGAGGCACTCCATTCTTGAAGAGCTTGGATGTCATGGCTCTattcctccgcttctctgcgtaAGTGAATATGCCCTTTCGCAACACTGCAACACAGCCCGCGCAGAGCTTAGCGCCTGCTGTGTATTCGGTTGTGTCAAGGCATCGGCTGGAAAGCACACATTCCGCGCGCTCTAACGTCGCATCCACATAGCAACCTACGGCTTTAGGGTGCTTCACGAAAACACACCCAGTCTCAATATTCACCTGCGCTTGCCCACGCTTCCTTTTCAAAGAGAGCCAcgggagcgcgcgcggcgcgctcccgtgggaagcaggcgaagccgctcTTGGCTTGTCCCGCGGCGCTCAGgaggcgcttcttctgccgcgtGTTACCTGCGCGCCGAAGTCTCGTCGAGGCGAATAGAGGAGCCTCGAATGCCAAACGGGGTGGTGAAAAACGCACGAGACACGCCTCGAGActgcagcgcctggaggcaCATGGGGCACGGGTGGGCGGCCTCGTAGCCGAGGCCTGCCGGGTCCAGCT
This portion of the Besnoitia besnoiti strain Bb-Ger1 chromosome VII, whole genome shotgun sequence genome encodes:
- a CDS encoding hypothetical protein (encoded by transcript BESB_079180), which encodes MWQLGVVFAAVASLSGAAGDALVRLSFVLEERRAAGSEGGEPQETEQRAGARSQALDAEEGEARGNEGSAKERSQARRGDAFGGGEGREALASARQGKRPLYRRPLWLLGTCLGTVINSLLSIISLDFASAAVVTPFAGLHIFWNVILSRLFLEERVSPQHYVGSALILVGLLLVLCFGVRTPPPLSLEALLRLYSQKTCVLYFCISTLAIGFCIYVAIWGRDLPQGGAPPRSASRRARRDSKRGGGIELSVLGAPARAASFSPSACRPGAKQQREIRMSRRDEDCEHKGLLCAAAARERSSWQTGQAECEESLGGGQGASKAGEKTSGKPAGKVPDDSKREEREMTRNRAVGGTGDTEMTLVGSKAREIRVSAESATQWRAGKEESSGGAFAGLQAQLGGERRRSEEKTTSSLPLFFPVGLRRLCTAAVSGLCGGNTNVLMEHVMKVWHEETLHNVMHPKFFLLLSLLASMAVGQLLFLNISLARYEALYVVPTTMSTLIVSSCLAEIALFIHVVHLSQREFLLFAGGCFSIVVGITVLSAADIERKEADAAGADTTADVNEEEDGFDDLSTSLRSFSSRTSAKIGVLCHRPATGEGGAWGSRRRNRGYEHLVVPPYAFDESDDDRKQTRGEEARLESEEFEASQFPGEPRDDAQDGERESEESFSSCNQGSASSDGASRGTATPRRSSSDDQEGAFCEAEEESDAVAQSPPAAVAPSPPRTPDLLAQGLFFSEGPLGGSKGQFSGERSDTPRSSLSSLRLEDVHVVAAALDAAADRRNGF